In Schlegelella aquatica, one DNA window encodes the following:
- a CDS encoding LysR family transcriptional regulator: MDRLKQIESFVAVATKGSLTAAANAEGVAPAVIGRRIDALEERLGVKLLLRTTRRITLTHEGSAFLEDCQRLLTDLANAEASVSAGGVKASGHLRVTAPAGFGRRHVAPLVPKFLSLHPEVSLSLNLSDRVVDIVNEGFDCAVRVGDLSDSSLVSLRLADNRRLCVASPEYLRRRGTPRHPSELNQHECLPLSSDASQTRGWAFMIDGQLTHLRPPGRLDCSDGQVLHDWCLAGMGIAWRSTWEVEGHIASGKLVSILDEYAAPPNGIYAVFPQRKHLPLRVRLWIDFLKHTYGDPHYWASAQTA, encoded by the coding sequence ATGGATCGGCTCAAACAGATCGAGTCTTTTGTCGCCGTGGCGACCAAAGGCAGCCTGACCGCCGCCGCCAACGCCGAAGGCGTGGCTCCGGCGGTCATCGGCCGGCGCATCGACGCCCTGGAAGAACGGCTCGGCGTGAAGCTGCTCCTGCGCACCACGCGGCGCATCACCCTCACTCACGAAGGCAGCGCCTTCCTCGAGGATTGTCAGCGCCTGCTCACCGATCTGGCCAATGCCGAGGCCAGCGTGTCGGCCGGCGGCGTGAAGGCGAGCGGCCATCTGCGCGTGACGGCGCCGGCCGGGTTCGGCCGCCGGCACGTCGCACCGCTGGTGCCCAAGTTCCTGTCGCTGCATCCGGAGGTGTCCCTGTCGCTCAACTTGAGCGACCGGGTGGTGGACATCGTCAACGAAGGCTTCGATTGCGCCGTGCGGGTGGGCGACCTCAGCGACTCCAGCCTCGTGAGCCTGCGCCTGGCCGACAACCGGAGGTTGTGCGTGGCCAGCCCCGAGTACCTGCGGCGCCGGGGCACGCCGCGGCACCCGAGCGAGCTGAACCAGCACGAATGCCTCCCGCTCAGCTCCGACGCGAGCCAGACGCGGGGTTGGGCCTTCATGATCGACGGCCAATTGACACACCTGCGCCCGCCTGGGCGGCTGGACTGCTCCGACGGCCAGGTCTTGCACGACTGGTGCCTGGCCGGCATGGGCATCGCGTGGCGTTCAACGTGGGAGGTCGAAGGCCACATCGCCAGCGGCAAGCTCGTCAGCATCCTCGACGAGTACGCCGCCCCGCCCAACGGCATCTATGCGGTCTTTCCGCAGCGCAAGCACCTGCCGCTGCGCGTGCGCCTGTGGATCGACTTCTTGAAGCACACCTACGGCGACCCCCACTACTGGGCGAGCGCGCAAACGGCCTGA
- a CDS encoding haloacid dehalogenase type II, whose protein sequence is MKPSRPRAVLFDAYGTLFDVYSVALVAEQLYPGRGEALAALWRDKQIEYTRLVTMAAPDGGLYRSFWELTRAALRYACARLGLALTRDREDRLMNQYRHLSAFPENREVLAALKARGLVTGILSNGDPAMLEVAVKSAGLTEVLDHVLSVEPVRCFKPDPRVYGLGLETLRRTMPDLSVREVWFVSSNGWDAVGATWFGYTTYWLNRAGLPPEELGTQPSFEGRNLQELLMLIDRAAGGSR, encoded by the coding sequence ATGAAGCCGAGCCGCCCCCGCGCCGTTCTGTTCGATGCCTACGGCACCTTGTTCGACGTCTACAGCGTCGCCTTGGTGGCCGAACAGCTGTATCCCGGGCGGGGAGAGGCGCTGGCGGCGCTGTGGCGCGACAAGCAGATCGAATACACCCGCCTGGTCACGATGGCCGCGCCCGACGGCGGCCTGTACCGCTCGTTCTGGGAGCTCACCCGCGCCGCGCTTCGGTACGCCTGCGCCCGCTTGGGGCTCGCACTCACGCGCGACCGCGAGGACCGGCTGATGAACCAGTACCGGCACCTGAGCGCCTTCCCCGAGAACCGCGAGGTGCTGGCGGCGCTGAAGGCGCGTGGGCTCGTGACCGGCATCCTGAGCAACGGCGATCCGGCCATGCTGGAGGTGGCGGTCAAGAGCGCCGGCCTGACGGAGGTGCTCGATCACGTGCTGAGCGTCGAGCCGGTGCGCTGCTTCAAGCCTGACCCGCGCGTGTACGGGCTCGGCCTGGAGACGCTGCGCCGCACGATGCCCGACCTCTCGGTCCGCGAGGTCTGGTTCGTCTCGAGCAATGGATGGGATGCGGTCGGCGCCACCTGGTTCGGCTACACCACCTACTGGCTCAACCGAGCCGGCCTGCCCCCCGAGGAGCTGGGCACCCAGCCGAGTTTCGAGGGCCGCAACCTGCAGGAGTTGCTGATGCTGATCGATCGGGCCGCCGGAGGCTCGCGGTGA
- a CDS encoding DUF2214 family protein: protein MLEALLAYAHFVTILAVVVFLTSETALCRPEWMNAAVVHRLVRIDRIYLVSALALLATGLARTFWGVKGMGWYWAQPLLHLKVTLFVVIAIMSIKPTLLFLRWRRILDETGALPPESEVRQARGWLMIQAHLLVLVPLAAALLARGIWTR from the coding sequence ATGCTCGAAGCGTTGCTCGCCTATGCCCACTTCGTCACCATCCTCGCGGTGGTGGTGTTCCTCACGAGCGAAACAGCCCTGTGCCGCCCGGAATGGATGAACGCCGCCGTCGTCCACCGCCTCGTGCGCATCGACCGCATCTACCTCGTCTCGGCACTCGCCCTGCTGGCCACCGGCCTGGCCCGCACCTTCTGGGGCGTCAAGGGGATGGGCTGGTACTGGGCACAACCGCTGCTCCACCTCAAGGTCACGCTGTTCGTCGTGATCGCGATCATGTCCATCAAGCCCACCTTGCTCTTCCTGCGCTGGCGGCGCATCCTCGACGAGACGGGCGCGCTGCCGCCGGAGTCCGAGGTGCGCCAGGCGCGCGGCTGGCTCATGATCCAGGCCCATCTGCTGGTGCTCGTGCCGCTGGCAGCCGCCCTGTTGGCCCGCGGCATCTGGACACGCTGA
- a CDS encoding DUF3617 domain-containing protein — translation MRPTLAHARCLCGLVLLAATAAVAAQSPVKRKPGLWEVQLTEQRGHVAGQPMPSPEQMEAMRAQMPKAQREQMDKLMRERGMGMTDKATTVRHCLSPQAAERGPIVEPPDAGMKCDHRMTPVSAQEARFSFSCTGPKGQMQGEGRAWDLSPEHYKTSMTMQGTVNGQPISMSMTQTGRWLGSDCQGIKPLAN, via the coding sequence ATGAGACCGACCCTCGCCCACGCCCGGTGCCTGTGCGGCCTGGTGCTGCTGGCCGCCACGGCGGCCGTCGCCGCCCAGTCGCCCGTCAAACGCAAACCCGGCTTGTGGGAGGTGCAACTCACCGAGCAGCGCGGCCACGTGGCGGGGCAGCCCATGCCCTCGCCCGAACAGATGGAGGCGATGCGCGCGCAAATGCCCAAGGCCCAGCGCGAGCAGATGGACAAGCTCATGCGCGAGCGCGGCATGGGCATGACGGACAAGGCCACGACCGTGCGCCACTGCCTGTCGCCCCAGGCGGCCGAGCGCGGCCCGATCGTGGAGCCGCCGGACGCGGGCATGAAGTGCGACCACCGCATGACCCCCGTGTCGGCCCAGGAAGCCCGGTTCAGCTTCAGCTGCACCGGGCCCAAGGGGCAGATGCAGGGTGAAGGCCGCGCATGGGACCTGAGCCCCGAGCATTACAAGACCTCGATGACGATGCAGGGCACCGTCAACGGCCAGCCGATCTCCATGTCGATGACGCAGACCGGGCGCTGGCTGGGCAGCGACTGCCAAGGCATCAAGCCGCTGGCGAACTGA
- a CDS encoding sulfite exporter TauE/SafE family protein, with product MEWALIGLGAFVAGAVNSVAGGGTFFSFPALLAVGVPPVVANASNSVSLWPGSLSGAWAYKRELAALKSYLVPMSVASLLGGIAGGLLLLRTHDGQFARLIPWLLGFATLLFALAPRLSGWLARWRASHPAGAARRASPAAWLTQAVVSVYGGFFGAGMGILMMASLAISGHEDVHEINAIKNLLSAVIYSVTVVTFVVAGAVSWPHTLVMIATATAGGYWGATMARRVPAAWLRRFVVAVGAGLTLYYFYRTAA from the coding sequence ATGGAGTGGGCACTGATCGGCCTCGGCGCTTTCGTCGCCGGTGCGGTCAACTCGGTGGCCGGCGGCGGCACGTTCTTTTCGTTCCCGGCGCTGCTGGCGGTGGGCGTGCCGCCGGTGGTCGCCAACGCGAGCAACTCGGTGTCGTTGTGGCCGGGCAGCCTCTCGGGGGCCTGGGCCTACAAGCGCGAGCTCGCGGCGCTCAAGAGTTACCTCGTGCCGATGTCGGTCGCCTCGCTTCTGGGCGGCATCGCGGGCGGCCTGCTGTTGCTGCGCACGCACGACGGCCAGTTCGCACGACTCATTCCCTGGCTGCTCGGTTTCGCGACGCTGCTCTTTGCGCTGGCGCCGCGCCTGTCGGGGTGGCTGGCGCGCTGGCGCGCCTCGCACCCGGCCGGCGCCGCGCGCCGGGCCTCGCCGGCAGCCTGGCTCACGCAGGCGGTCGTGTCGGTATACGGCGGCTTTTTCGGGGCCGGCATGGGCATCCTGATGATGGCCAGCCTCGCCATCTCCGGCCACGAGGACGTGCACGAGATCAACGCTATCAAGAACCTGCTGTCGGCGGTCATCTACAGCGTCACGGTCGTGACCTTCGTCGTCGCCGGCGCGGTGAGCTGGCCGCACACGCTGGTGATGATCGCCACCGCCACCGCGGGCGGATACTGGGGGGCGACGATGGCCCGGCGCGTGCCCGCTGCCTGGCTGCGCCGCTTCGTGGTGGCGGTGGGCGCGGGCCTGACGCTGTACTACTTCTATCGCACGGCCGCCTGA